The following DNA comes from Caulobacter mirabilis.
CTGATCACTGAGCTGCGGAACCATGACAACGGCGCCGCCGTCCTCACCCCGGCCGACTTTGAACGGCTGTGCATGCGGGTCTTCACGTTCCTCTTCGACCCCGACCTGTTCGGGTTCGAGCGGCAGGCCGAAACGACCGACGGCGGCAATCGCTACGACTTCATCTGCCGGATCGCACCCGGCCGCCCCTTCTGGGACAGTCTGCGGGCAGATTTCCGAACCAAGGCGCTCCTCTTCGAGTGCAAGAACTACAGTGCGCCGATCACCGCTGATCAGATCTATTCGACTGAGCGCTACTTGTTCGCGGGTGCCCTGCGGACAGTGTGTTTCCTGATCGCCCGCAAGGGCGGCGACGCGGGATGCATGCGCGCGGCGCAAGGCGCGATGCGTGAGAGCGGCAAGCTGATCCTGGTGCTGTCCAACCTCGATCTGATCGAAATGCTCGAGACTGGTGAAGACCGCGACAGCGCCGAGAACGTCCTCGACGAGCGCATCTGGCGTTTCATCATCAGCCTGCCGCGTTAGATCCCCTCGTCTCCGAGGCGAGGCTCACGCACATGCATCACTTTCGTCTTCGCCCCTTGCGATAGCCGCTCAACCACTGAACCACATTGCCATAGTCTTTGAGAGCCAAGCGGTACTGATTCCGTTGCTGGAACTCAGCTGCCCCGCGAGTGAACCGTGACGTTGTGACGAGCATTGCGCTCGACGCGTTGAAGTCGCAGAGCGTGCCGTAGAGTTGGCGGACCAGACCAACTTCAATTGGATTGTCGATGCTGTAGCGCTTGGCTTCAACTAGACAAAGCATCTTTCCGTGCTCGGTATCCCGAGAGGCCAGAATATCTTTGCCGCCATCGTTGGATCGAGGCGTCAACTCGACCTCATAACCCATGTCCTCCATCAGGTCAGCGATCAGTTCCTCGAACTTGCGCGGGTCGAGATCGTAAAGGCCGGCGGGCTCTTTACGCAGTTTCTCGATGAGGATTTCATTCGCCGTAATGATGCGCGGCTTTGCCGCGACGATGAGTTGCTTGTCCGGGACGATTAGCCCCTCGTCCATCCCGTAAAGACGGCCTCGAATGAGCTGCTTGATCTCGTCGTAGCTCTTGCCTTGTGTGAGGTGATGAAGAAGGGCAAGCGCACTAGGATTGCCGTTGGCGGCCGCCAGCACCTGTGGCAGTTCGTCGGCAGGAAAATCGATGTGAAGGCCATGGCGCACAAACTCGCGCCCCTCCTCCATAGTAAGCGGGCCAAGTGCAAGTTGGTCACGAGCGAGCTCACGCTCTAGAGGCTCGCGTCTCGTGAAGACCACGGCCTCGATGCGCTTCAGATTCTGAATCTGCTTCGTCATCTCAAGGATAGTCGCTGGAGCGAAGGCGTCGGCGTTGTCGATCCCGATGATCCTCGGGGGCTCTTTTTCTGCTCTCAGCTCTGCCAAGCCCGCTTGAACGAAGAGCCTTGCTTCAGTCGGATCATCCGGCAGCGTCCAAACCCAAGGACGCGGATAGCTGCGAACTGACGCCGCGAAGTAGTGGAGAAGCGCCGACTTGCCGATGCCAGGGGGACCATGGACAATGATGGGCCTGCTCGGCCCGCGATGTGCTCGCTCCGCTAACCATTCCCATTCTCTGTTGCGCCCAATAAAAACAGGAATTTCTAGCGGCTGCTCCAAGCTCGGCCCTGATTCCAACCTAGTCCCCGGTTTTTGAACAAATCGCGTCTAAGCACTGGCCAAACCCTAACGGGCAAATGCGGGCATGAATACCAAGCAGAGACATCGGCCATGGCGCGAGCCATCTAGGCACAAGATCCGCATCCCCGCTTGCGAAACCACGCATTGCTCGCCTCCAATGCAGCGTTTCCGTCTTGGCTGATAACAAGAACCAGCATTTCGTTCCGCGCTGCCACTTCCGTCCGTTCACTCGAGACGGCGGCGGCAAGCAGATTCAGGTCGTTAACCTCGATCGTCGTCGGGCAATCAGCGACGTCCCTGTCCGATCGCAGTGCTCTGGCGACTACTTCTACGGCGATGACCCGCAACTCGAAGCGGCGATCCAAATGGTCGAGCAGGGCTACGCCGCCAGCGTTCGACACCTCCTCGCCGGCGGTGAAATTCGCCGACTTGATCAGTCAGTTCTGCGACGGTTCATTCTCTTGCAATTCTGCCGCACAGAGGCCGCCTCGCGCCGCGCCGCAGCCATGACGCACGCGATGACTGATATCCCCGGCGTCGAGCTTGAAGGCCGGCCGGTCACTGATCGGGAGGCGATCCGCATCGCCGTCAAAGCCGCAATGCACGAGTACGCGGGCCTTATGCGAATAGTCGACGACTTGAAGGTGTGCATGGTCCGCAACAATACCCAGATCCCCTTCATCACCTCGGACGACCCGGCTATCCTAACAAACCGCTGGTACCTCCAGAGCCGACGTACCCAGGGCCTTGCCTTTGGAGCTCGGCACGCGGGGACGCTCTTCTTGATGCCCCTGTCCCCCCAGGTCCACGCCGTGCTCTATGACGGCGACATCTACACCGTCGCTCATCGCGGCGGCTGGATCGATGTCCACGCTCCCATGGATGTCGCAGCGCTCAACGAACATCAGATCCTAAACAGCTTCGCTAACCTGTACTTTCAGGATTGGGAAAGCAGGAGCGCGGTGCTGTCAGCGATGGAGGACGTCATCCCTCGACGCCCCGCGAGCCGCCAGGAAGTCTACTACGCCGTCAAGGATCGAACGACCGATTGGGGTACGCGCTACGCGGTGAAACCTCATGCCGAACTTGAGATTGGCGAAGAAACCCTCGTACACATCATCGGCGTTCGTCCGCGACCGGCAGCTTGGCCTTCGTTTCTGCAGTACCGTCGCGACGGCAAAGCCTACTACAACGGTACGCGTGCGGGCTACACACGCCGTCACTGCATTGAAGCCGGTTTCGTCACAGGGCACGGCTATCGAAAGGTTCGCCTCTGATCGATATTGGAGGAGCGCAACCTGGCCATTCCCGCCAAGTCAATGTGGGCTTCATCGGAAGCGTGGCCAGCCGGTTTCGCGGCGCAGTGCAGTTAGGATCAGGTTGTAGAATTCTGGGTCTCCGCCAGCGAAGCCGCCACGCACCACCTGCTCAGCAAGGTCGGTCCGTGTCAGCGAGCTGAGCGCTTCCGGGGCTCCAATTCCATCACGACTGAGCCGACCAGTCGGCGTATGCATAAGTTGATCGGCCTTCGCCGCGAGGTCGACCTTGCTGTAAGTCGCGCCGGCGTGAGCGACTGCGGCTAGCAATTCGAACCGTTCAAAAATGCGGTCGAATTCGACAATCGACATGAACTCCTGCGCCAAACTCACCCCGAAACGCTGGCGAAGATAGTCGCTGAAAATGTCGTGGCCTTCGAGGTTGCCAACCTTGGCCCAAGCGCCTTCCCGAGATCCCTCCCACTCCTGAAGGAAGAGGTGTCTGATCGCAGGAAGCTCCTTGTCGTCGTACTTGTTGCGAAATGTCTGTGTCAGCCAAGTATAGAGGCGCGCAAAGCGCCCCGCTCGCACCAGGCCAAGGCCGTAGGCGTACCAGAGCAGCACGGCGGGATAGCTTCTCAACGCGTTCCAGAGGACGAGGCCGCTGGCGGAGGAGTGCGTCGTCCACTCGACCATGAGGTCGCGAGCAAGTCCGCTCTCGGTGTCATCGCCCCAACGACCCATTGCCCAGAAGACACGGACAAGCGGTTCGGCGGCCGCCTCAAAACTCTCGATACGTCGCTGAAACTCTGCGGCTTTGTCCGGCAATTGTTGGGTCTGGCCGGAGATGTCGGCAGAATCGATCCTGGCATAGGCGCGGCGAGCCTCTTCATTCACTAGTTCACCGAGGCTAACGCGCTGTTCCGGATTGGCGAGGTACCGCTTGGCCGTCGCTGCTAACAGATCAAGGCTGAGCGGATGGGGACGTGACAGACGTGCCTGTATCTCGACCTTTCGCTGAAGCTCTTCGAAAAAGCTGTCCGCATCAGCAATCTTCGCCCAGCGCCCCCCGCGCTGGTTGAGCAGATCGGCTGACAGCCCTATTGGTTCCGCGCGGCTGGCCCAAACCGTGGCGTAACGGCGGCTTGGCGCACGACTGATGGCGTCTCGAAGTGCCACGTCCCACTCGCCGGACCATCCGCAAGTCACCAGACCATGCTCGTCCCAGATACGATCAAGCAGCGTGTTCAATGAGCTCGGATACGTAGCGAGTTCTGCGTTGGTGTTACGAATGCGAGTGTCGAGGTAGTCACCGTGGACCTTCACGACGAGGCACCGAGTGTGAATCAACGGAGTCATGCCAAGAACGCCGTCCTCGGTGCTTACGACGGTTGGCTCCACTCCCTCTTCGCGCAGCGCATTCTCGGTCAGACGGTCGAAGTTCGTGGTGACGATCACCCGGACGAAGCCATCTCGGACTAGGCGGGCTATTGCACGGTGCGCCCTAGTCGGCGTCTTCAACCCTTGAGCAAGTTCATCCGTTGTGGGCTCGATGAACCGATGCAGGATTGCCCGCCGCTCGTCGGGCGACGTGGTCAACTTGTCCAACAGGACGCCATAGTCAGGTTCACCGCCAATGGCTTCGCGGTACCAATCCGCCGGATCGTCCGGCGGCGATCCCAGTTCTGCCGCCGCCACCCTGCGAGTGAGCTCAAGGATCACCTCCCAGCCAGTGGGGATGCCAGCGGCGCGTGACACTCCGCTGCCGAGTAGCAGCGCGAACACACCTCTGTTCTCCACCATGGAGAATGCAAGTGAGGTAACTGGGTCGATCATCGTAGTCTCTTGAAGGCCCAAAGGTGTCTATAGAGCTCCGCAAGCTGGTCGGCCTTTGCGGCAGTGAAGCCTTTGTCTCCTAACTGCGCGCGCAGATCCTCGAACGGTATCTCCTGACGCCCCTCCAGGATCAGTTCGTAGAAACGGTTCCAGTCGAGCGGATGCAGGGACGACTTGTTGGCGCAACCGACAAATCGGTCGAGGAGAATTTCAGTCCGAGCGGTCATTTGGAATGCAGCCGCGCGTTCAGACTCGATACGCAGCCGAATCCGTTTGCCGTGGTCACGGTTGAATTCCTTCAAGAGCGGAGTGATCAACGAGCGAGCTGCCTCGATGTAGACCGCGCGGCTCGGTGGGTCAGGACGCCATCGTTGGGCTCTAACCTCCACCGTAACCCGCCCAAGGGCGGCGCCATGGGCGAGAAGCTGAAACCCAAGGTCTTGGTGGGGGCTTGCTTCGCGAAGGCGAAAGTTCGCCCCATCGATCTGAGTTGTCCCTCGACCGATGGTGCGGCGCTCGACATCGAACCGTCCCGACCTACGGCCAATCTCCGCCATCATATCGAGGAAGTCTCTTGGGCTGCCAGATACAGCGACATCAATATCAGGAAGCGAAGCGGACATGCTGCAGCTCTCGTTTTCCGACTACCTAGGCGATGCTAAGAGCAGTTCAATACTGCAGCCCCGAAAGCCCCTCAAATGCCGTACAGCGATGAACAGATTGGTCAGATGGAGGTCATGCTTGATGAGTGGAGCGAACGCGAGCGAGCCATGACCCGAGCGCTGTTCGACCACCCCTTCGTCGACGATGTTGCACGAGAGATGCTGCGGCATGGGGTGAAACGCAGGGTTGCCGACCTACAACATGGCCTGGACCGAATTTTCGAGATCCTGCCACCAAACGCGGCTTCTCCGTCACGGCGCGATCTTCACGATGCTACGGCGTTCTTGCAGGCCTTCGTCATCAACACATTCGGAGCCATCGACAACTTGGCTTGGGTTTGGGCGCGGGAGGCTAGCGTGCTGGATTCCCGCGGACGCCCGCTGCGGCGTGGTCAAATAGGGTTGACGCCGGACCACGCGATACTCCGCGGCAGCGTCTCAAGAGAGACGCAAGAGTACCTCGAAAGCACCAACGAGTGGTTCGGGTACCTTGAAGAATACAGGCATGCGCTAGCTCACCGCATCCCGCTCTATATGCCGCCCAAGGTGTTCAACGAAGCTGACACTGCGGAGTTTAGGCGGCTAGAAGCGGAGATGATCAAGGAGGGTTGGAACTGGGACCGCTGGAACCAAGTCCAGAACGCTCAGAGCCAGCTAGGCACCTTTGAGCCCGTCATGATGCACTCGTATGGCGAGGGTGCTCGACCGGTACGGTTTCACGCCCAGATGGTCTGTGATTTCGCGACTGTGATCGAGATAGCAGAGCACATAGCCAGAGACCTCCAGGCACTTCAGGTCTCTCGCAGTTGACGTTCCTAAGGGCCTTAGCCCTCTATCGCTAAGCCCTGATGGGAATGCGCCATGGTCAACATCACGGTCCGCCCGGTTCATTTTGAAGATTTCAGCGGCGTTGAGTTCGAACGCCTCGTCTTTGCATTCCACTTGAGAGCTGGCTGGGGCGATCTCGCATGGTACGGCCAGACAGGCAGCGACCTGGGGCGCGACATCATCGGCACCGAGATCTTCGACGATCGCCCCAACCAGATAACCGTCATTCAATGCGCCAATCGAGTCAGCCTTAGCCTGTCAAAGGCCGAGCGCGACATGGCGTTGGCCCTTACCGCACCGACGGGCGCTCCTGTCGCCTTCAAGTTCGTGTGTCGCTCGGCGGTATCCGCCAACATGCGTGATCAGATCAGAGCGGCGGGCAAGGACCTAGGCATCCCGCACGTTGAAATCTGGTCCGGCGCTGAGTTTGAGGAGCAGCTGCGGCTGCGGGCGGAATTCCTATTGAAGCGGTTTGTTGAAGGTATTGTCTTCCCCGATGCCGCCGACGAGCTACGGCGTTTTGTGGATGACTTTCCCGATCTTACCGATGAGGAAGCGCTGGGACTGATGGCAGCAGTCTTGGATCGACCCGCTCTGCAAACGCCGTTCTTGCATGAAAGCTATCTTCCGGCGTTCCAGCGGGCGATCGACGACACGATAAGGGCGCTCAATACCGGTCTTTGGCAGACGCGAGAGGGCGCTGAAATTCGCCGCATCCCTTCGCGCCATCACCTGAAGTCGGAAGCAAATCGGGCCGGGATCGGACGAGTTGTCCGCGAACTCGATGAGGTGCGCCGGCTGTTCAAGCACGGCCTTGCTGACGGCAGCATCCAGCATTGCGGATGTGGCGACCCGAACTGCCCAACCTTCTTGGTTAGGCCAGAGACCGCCCATGCATTGGACGCCGCCAGAGGCGCCGCGCTGAGTACCTTCCGGTCTCTAAGTCCGGGCTTCAACGTCGAGGTACGGTAGGTTCGACCTCAGTCCACATCGAACTGAAAGGTCTCTCCACCGTTAAGGGCCGGACGTGGCCGGGCGTGACCGGAGTAGCCGGCACCGTCGGGATTCAGTTCGAAGAGAACGCCTTCATGTCGGCGAAGTGCTTTGGCGTGACTATCCGTAACCACGATTTCGACCGTCTGGAGGCGGCGTGGTGCGCGAACGCCCGCCAACCTAGCGAACACCTCAACCGTGTAAGCTCCGGCCATGAAGCGATACTCCGCTTCATGGACCGACAGGACGAAATGGTGGTTCACAGCAACGCCGGTCTGACCGACGAACAGGCCGCTGCCAACGTTCAAACGGGTGGTTTCGCCATATCCCCAGAACCCGAATGTCTGCTCTGAACCAGTGCGGGTGAGTTTGGCGAACATCCCTTCGATGACCTGTCCCCTTGCAGCTGTGCTGTAGAGAAGGCCGCGTAGGAAAATCTTAGCGGTGACCTTGGGTACATCATCAAAGCCGAAGAACACGACGTGCGGCTTGGTCATCGCCAAGCGGCCCCGCCTGAAGAGGGTGAGCCAGGCTGTGGTCGCGGAGATGCCCAGCGATAGGCTTGCGATGATGATGCTAACAATGGCTGGCGTCATACGCAGACGGTAACAGCCTAGAGCATCGAGCTTCTAGTCGCGGCGACTATCGTACCGTCGCTGACAGAACCCAGTCGAGCGGATCGTCCAGGTGGTCCCGGCTATTGCCTTCAATAAATTCGATAATTCTCAGAAGCCGGGACCACAGCCGTATGCGAGGTCCCTAGAATTCTTCAACACCATCAACGGCATAGGGACCGGAGGTCCCGGGCCTTTTATCTCGCCGTCGTCTGATGATGTTCCGTGAGCCCGCTAACGCCCTCAAACCCCGCACCGAGCAGACCCGCCAACGGTGCCGCTGAGCCCCCTCGGCGCGGAGAGATTCCGCCCTGGAGCGCTTGGTGGAACGAAGGGCCGGACGGGCCGATGAGCGTCAAGGGCGCGCGCCTTTGGCGCGCGTCGCGGAGCGACGGCGAAGCCGCCCTTGACCCTCAGCGCCCCGCCCGGCAGAGGCTTGGCAAGCGCTTCAGGGCGAGCCCTGACCCAATGGGGTCCAGGCTCCTACGATTTCAGGCGAACACCCGGGCCACCCATCTTCGCTTCCCCAGCATCCAAGAAGACTACGCCGGCTGCTTCCAATGCGCGCTGTACGGCTTCGACATTGGCTGCCGTGCTGCGGCCGGGGCCGAGCGGTCCTTCCATGCGTCGAATGGTGGGCATCGAAAGCCCCGAGGCTTCCGCTAGCTGTGGCTGGTTCCAATCGACCAACGCGCGTGCCGCTTTGATCTGAGCCGCCGTCAGCATGAGATCATCATTTTATGATTATATTGCATCTTTTTATGTTGATCTTGTGGGGCCGCCGTGATACGGAAATGATAATCACTGATCTGGAACTTACGCTATGGGCTCGCATCGAAAGATGGGCGACTCTGCGCGCCCGCCTGGAATGTCTCGCCGGGTGGTGCTTGGCGTTGCCTCGGCCGTTCCGGCCCTTGGCCTGGTTCCTGCCGCCCCGGCCGACCCGCTCGTCGCTCACTGCGCTGAATGGCTGGCCATCGACTTCGAGAGCGACCGGCTGAGCCTTCGGTGGGCGGCGTTGGAGAGTTGGCTGGTCGACGAATGTCGCTGGTTCAAGCTCTCCACCCTTGAGCGACATCGCCTCCCGCAAGCCGCCGAGATGTTCGAGATCGAGGAGCGCCTGGATCGGCTCTCGGACGAGCGCGAAGTGCGGCTGGAGGCCTTAGCCAAGCTTGGGGCGCAAGACCTTCACGGCGTCGCCAGCAAGCTCGCCGTCGCCGCCCGTGTGCTGCTGCATGAGGGAGGCCCCACCCATCAGCTCGTGGCCGACGCCGTGCGCGTGTTGGCCGCCCAGAACTGCCCCAACTGCGGAGCGCCCTATGTCACAGGCGTCGAGCGCCGCTAGCAGGCCTGCCGCAGCGTCCCTGTCTCTCCACGCCGGTCCACGACCGCTGACAGAAGCGCTTGCCGCTAGGGCCTCCTTGCCCAAGCTGGCGGCATGGCGCGTCATCCCCATCGGCAGGCTGAGCCGCCGATTGACCTCTTCGACTATCAGCAAGACCAGCCGGACGCGCCGCGACCGGCCAAGCCCGCCGACGATCCGATCAGCGTCTCCGACGACTGGCCTCGTTCAGTCCCGATCACCGACCATGAGGCGCGGGTCATCGAGGCCTTCTTCGCCGATATGCTGGACGAGCTGTTCGGCCCCATTCCCTGACACTCAGGAGATACCGCCATGGGCAGGATGATCGCCCCCACCACGTCCTCGGCGCCGTCGAGGGCGGCGCTCTACCTGCGCGTCTCCACCGGCCGTCAGGCCGAGAGCGATCTCTCGATCCCCGATCAGCGCCGCCAGCTTGAGGCCTACTGCGCCGGCAAGGGCTGGGGCGTTGGCGAGACCTATGTCGAGCCCGGCAACACCGCCACCGATGATCGACGGCCATCCTTCCAGGCGATGATCGACGCGGCCATGACAAAGCCGGCGGCCTTCGACGTGATCGTCGTGCACTCGTTCTCGCGGTTCTTCCGCGATCAGTTCCAGTTCGAGTTCTACGTCCGCAAGCTGGCCAAGAACGGCGTGCGGCTGGTCTCGATCACCCAGGAACTGGGCGATGATCCGATGAGCACCATGATGCGGCGGATCATGACGCTCTTCGACGAGTACCAATCGCGGGAGAACGCCAAGCACACCCTGCGGGCCATGAAGGAGAACGCCCGCCAGGGCTTCTGGAACGGCTCACGGCCGCCGCTGGGCTATCGCGTCGTGGTCGCTGAACAGCGGGGAGCCAAGCTCAAGAAGAAGCTGGAGATCGACCCGATCCAGGCCGAGAAGATCAGGAAGATCTACCGCCTGGCGCTGTTCGGCTTGGATGGGACTGGGCCGATGGGCTTCAAGGCCATCTGCAATCACCTCAATGACCAGAACATCCGCACCCGCGATGGCGGTCGGTTCGGGCTCGACGCCATCCATCAGATTCTCAACCGCCCGACCTACAAGGGTGAGCACCACTTCAACGCCCGCAACCACAAGACCAAGACGCGTAGACCTGAATCCGAACACGCCATCTGCGCGGTCCCGGCCATTGTCAGCGAGGC
Coding sequences within:
- a CDS encoding DUF4238 domain-containing protein, which produces MADNKNQHFVPRCHFRPFTRDGGGKQIQVVNLDRRRAISDVPVRSQCSGDYFYGDDPQLEAAIQMVEQGYAASVRHLLAGGEIRRLDQSVLRRFILLQFCRTEAASRRAAAMTHAMTDIPGVELEGRPVTDREAIRIAVKAAMHEYAGLMRIVDDLKVCMVRNNTQIPFITSDDPAILTNRWYLQSRRTQGLAFGARHAGTLFLMPLSPQVHAVLYDGDIYTVAHRGGWIDVHAPMDVAALNEHQILNSFANLYFQDWESRSAVLSAMEDVIPRRPASRQEVYYAVKDRTTDWGTRYAVKPHAELEIGEETLVHIIGVRPRPAAWPSFLQYRRDGKAYYNGTRAGYTRRHCIEAGFVTGHGYRKVRL
- a CDS encoding restriction endonuclease; translation: MEQPLEIPVFIGRNREWEWLAERAHRGPSRPIIVHGPPGIGKSALLHYFAASVRSYPRPWVWTLPDDPTEARLFVQAGLAELRAEKEPPRIIGIDNADAFAPATILEMTKQIQNLKRIEAVVFTRREPLERELARDQLALGPLTMEEGREFVRHGLHIDFPADELPQVLAAANGNPSALALLHHLTQGKSYDEIKQLIRGRLYGMDEGLIVPDKQLIVAAKPRIITANEILIEKLRKEPAGLYDLDPRKFEELIADLMEDMGYEVELTPRSNDGGKDILASRDTEHGKMLCLVEAKRYSIDNPIEVGLVRQLYGTLCDFNASSAMLVTTSRFTRGAAEFQQRNQYRLALKDYGNVVQWLSGYRKGRRRK
- a CDS encoding helix-turn-helix domain-containing protein, encoding MLTAAQIKAARALVDWNQPQLAEASGLSMPTIRRMEGPLGPGRSTAANVEAVQRALEAAGVVFLDAGEAKMGGPGVRLKS
- a CDS encoding SIR2 family protein, producing MIDPVTSLAFSMVENRGVFALLLGSGVSRAAGIPTGWEVILELTRRVAAAELGSPPDDPADWYREAIGGEPDYGVLLDKLTTSPDERRAILHRFIEPTTDELAQGLKTPTRAHRAIARLVRDGFVRVIVTTNFDRLTENALREEGVEPTVVSTEDGVLGMTPLIHTRCLVVKVHGDYLDTRIRNTNAELATYPSSLNTLLDRIWDEHGLVTCGWSGEWDVALRDAISRAPSRRYATVWASRAEPIGLSADLLNQRGGRWAKIADADSFFEELQRKVEIQARLSRPHPLSLDLLAATAKRYLANPEQRVSLGELVNEEARRAYARIDSADISGQTQQLPDKAAEFQRRIESFEAAAEPLVRVFWAMGRWGDDTESGLARDLMVEWTTHSSASGLVLWNALRSYPAVLLWYAYGLGLVRAGRFARLYTWLTQTFRNKYDDKELPAIRHLFLQEWEGSREGAWAKVGNLEGHDIFSDYLRQRFGVSLAQEFMSIVEFDRIFERFELLAAVAHAGATYSKVDLAAKADQLMHTPTGRLSRDGIGAPEALSSLTRTDLAEQVVRGGFAGGDPEFYNLILTALRRETGWPRFR
- a CDS encoding recombinase family protein produces the protein MIAPTTSSAPSRAALYLRVSTGRQAESDLSIPDQRRQLEAYCAGKGWGVGETYVEPGNTATDDRRPSFQAMIDAAMTKPAAFDVIVVHSFSRFFRDQFQFEFYVRKLAKNGVRLVSITQELGDDPMSTMMRRIMTLFDEYQSRENAKHTLRAMKENARQGFWNGSRPPLGYRVVVAEQRGAKLKKKLEIDPIQAEKIRKIYRLALFGLDGTGPMGFKAICNHLNDQNIRTRDGGRFGLDAIHQILNRPTYKGEHHFNARNHKTKTRRPESEHAICAVPAIVSEAEFQAVQDSLRLRSAQFMHPRFVAPGTLLGGICFCGLCGGAMTLRTGKNGRYRYYTCSTKARIGKEGCTGITVPESKLDDAVADHLERRLLEPQRLEVLLGNVLDRRSEWIDRRRAHVTELRQRSAEAAAKLTRLYSAIEDGLAAAGEEGLKDRMAELAAIRDEARADAERAEAAIEKLGPTLTPERLEMFAQAARERMRAPDGSYRREHLRAVAQRVEVLSTTEIKIMGSRTELLRTLAASGGEESAILRVRSFKPKWRARNDSNVRPSDS